A single Rubrivivax gelatinosus IL144 DNA region contains:
- a CDS encoding cupin domain-containing protein has protein sequence MSDLPERAQALIDRLKLKPHPEGGHYAELYRSQQTVATARGERRGLTTIDFLLVRGERSAWHRVRSCEVWHLLEGGPLALWQLSPDLQTIEQVVLDADCRRHVVPADWWQTAEPMGEFAYCGATVGPGFEFEDFGFGRDDAALRSAIGRLAPDLHRLL, from the coding sequence ATGAGCGATTTGCCGGAACGCGCCCAGGCGCTGATCGACCGGCTGAAGCTGAAGCCTCACCCCGAAGGCGGCCACTACGCCGAGCTCTACCGCTCGCAGCAGACTGTGGCCACGGCGCGCGGCGAGCGCCGCGGCCTGACGACGATCGACTTCCTGCTCGTGCGCGGCGAGCGCTCGGCCTGGCACCGGGTGCGCTCCTGCGAGGTCTGGCACCTGCTCGAAGGCGGGCCGCTGGCGCTGTGGCAGCTGTCGCCGGACCTGCAGACGATCGAGCAGGTCGTGCTCGACGCCGACTGCCGGCGCCACGTCGTGCCGGCCGACTGGTGGCAGACCGCCGAGCCGATGGGCGAGTTCGCCTACTGCGGCGCGACGGTCGGGCCGGGCTTCGAGTTCGAGGACTTCGGCTTCGGCCGCGACGACGCCGCGCTGCGTTCGGCGATCGGGCGCCTGGCGCCCGATCTGCACCGGCTGCTGTAG
- the gshA gene encoding glutamate--cysteine ligase → MSRPISLSPERLRGMRRGIEKESLRADRHGALAMTPHPEALGSALTHPHITTDFSESQMELITGVHAGVEACLEELRRVHQFVYRELGDDVLWVASMPCRLPADENIPIGRYGSSNVGRAKSVYRMGLGHRYGRRMQTISGIHYNWSLPGLGDDEYFALIRNFRRHSFLLLLLFGASPALGACFVEGRDHGLEPLGPGSLHLPYATSLRMGRLGYQSDAQSSISASYNNLESYAASLHDALTRPYPAYEAIGVRNPGGEYNQLATTLLQIENEFYGTIRPKRTIGPGERPLHALRARGVEYVEVRCMDLDPFEPLGIAESTMRFLDVFLLHCLSSPSPEDTPDEIAQLKRNQNLVATAGRQPGLRLERGGRSVALADWAAEIVAGCLPLAQQVDAVLGGDAYARAVAQADERLRWLQTTPSARVLAAARSDFGGSFCDFVLAQSEQTKGALRALPFPAEVEAEFRAEALASLQAQRRIEAADTQSFEDYRVDYLSPARLTVAG, encoded by the coding sequence ATGTCCCGACCGATTTCCCTGTCGCCGGAGCGCCTGCGTGGCATGCGCCGCGGCATCGAGAAGGAAAGCCTGCGTGCCGACCGTCACGGCGCGCTGGCGATGACGCCGCACCCCGAAGCGCTGGGTTCGGCGCTGACGCATCCGCACATCACGACCGACTTCAGCGAGTCGCAGATGGAGCTGATCACCGGCGTGCACGCCGGCGTCGAGGCCTGCCTGGAAGAACTGCGCCGCGTGCACCAGTTCGTCTACCGCGAACTCGGTGACGACGTGCTCTGGGTGGCCAGCATGCCGTGCCGGCTGCCGGCCGACGAGAACATCCCGATCGGCCGCTACGGCTCGTCCAACGTCGGCCGCGCCAAGAGCGTCTACCGCATGGGCCTGGGCCACCGCTACGGCCGGCGCATGCAGACGATCTCGGGCATCCACTACAACTGGTCGCTGCCCGGGCTGGGCGACGACGAGTACTTCGCGCTGATCCGCAACTTCCGCCGCCACTCCTTCCTGCTGCTGCTGCTGTTCGGCGCCTCGCCGGCGCTCGGTGCGTGTTTCGTCGAAGGCCGCGATCACGGCCTGGAGCCGCTGGGCCCGGGCTCGCTGCACCTGCCTTACGCGACCTCGCTGCGCATGGGGCGCCTGGGCTACCAGAGCGACGCGCAGTCCTCGATCTCGGCCAGCTACAACAACCTCGAGAGCTACGCCGCGTCGCTGCACGACGCGCTGACGCGGCCGTACCCGGCCTACGAGGCGATCGGCGTGCGCAACCCCGGCGGCGAGTACAACCAGCTCGCGACGACGCTGCTGCAGATCGAGAACGAGTTCTACGGCACGATCCGCCCCAAGCGCACGATCGGTCCCGGCGAGCGCCCGCTGCACGCGCTGCGCGCGCGCGGCGTCGAGTACGTCGAGGTGCGCTGCATGGACCTCGATCCGTTCGAGCCGCTGGGCATCGCCGAGTCGACGATGCGTTTTCTCGACGTCTTCCTGCTGCACTGCCTGAGCAGCCCCAGCCCCGAGGACACGCCCGACGAGATCGCTCAGCTCAAGCGCAACCAGAACCTGGTCGCCACCGCCGGCCGCCAGCCCGGGCTGCGGCTGGAGCGCGGCGGCCGCTCGGTGGCGCTGGCCGACTGGGCGGCGGAGATCGTCGCCGGCTGTCTGCCGCTGGCGCAGCAGGTCGACGCGGTGCTCGGCGGCGACGCCTACGCGCGGGCCGTCGCCCAGGCCGACGAACGCCTGCGCTGGCTGCAGACGACGCCGTCGGCGCGGGTGCTGGCCGCGGCACGTTCGGACTTCGGCGGTTCGTTCTGCGACTTCGTGCTCGCGCAGTCGGAGCAGACCAAGGGTGCGCTGCGGGCGCTGCCGTTCCCGGCCGAGGTCGAGGCCGAGTTCCGCGCCGAGGCGCTGGCCTCGCTGCAGGCCCAGCGCCGCATCGAGGCCGCCGACACCCAGTCCTTCGAGGACTACCGCGTCGACTACCTGTCGCCCGCGCGGCTGACGGTCGCCGGCTGA
- the aroQ gene encoding type II 3-dehydroquinate dehydratase, which yields MPKILVLNGPNLNLLGQREPEVYGRATLADVEALCRDTGARLGVEVECRQSNHEGVLLDALHEAGRAVKTGELLGVVLNPGAYTHTSVALFDAIKGAEVPVIEVHVSNVHAREPFRHHSYVSPAAAGIVVGFGVDGYRLAIEGLVRQRRA from the coding sequence ATGCCCAAGATCCTCGTCCTCAACGGCCCGAACCTCAACCTGCTCGGCCAGCGCGAGCCCGAGGTCTACGGCCGCGCCACGCTGGCCGACGTCGAGGCGCTGTGCCGCGACACTGGCGCGCGCCTGGGGGTCGAGGTCGAGTGCCGTCAGAGCAACCACGAGGGCGTGCTGCTCGACGCGCTGCACGAGGCCGGCCGCGCCGTGAAAACCGGCGAGCTGCTGGGCGTGGTCTTGAATCCGGGCGCCTACACCCACACCTCGGTGGCGCTGTTCGACGCGATCAAGGGCGCCGAGGTGCCGGTGATCGAGGTGCACGTCTCGAACGTGCACGCCCGCGAGCCCTTCCGCCACCACAGCTACGTGTCGCCTGCGGCCGCCGGCATCGTCGTCGGCTTCGGCGTCGACGGCTACCGGCTGGCGATCGAAGGCCTGGTGCGCCAGCGGCGCGCCTGA
- the rsgA gene encoding ribosome small subunit-dependent GTPase A, whose protein sequence is MSFVSPYERLQAIGLTPQLLSSLPFPPPEGEAALMRVAEVHRDGLVLHDGESTSPARTRPALIQALASEADALAVGDWVRAERNTFGEWWVDARVPPRTQLARRLHDGREKVERVVLASNVDTALLVMGLDHDFNLRRLERYLALVRLAGVGAVVVLSKADLCVDLGRRLRDAQTLAPAGVGVLALDSLHDDVPSQLAPWLAPGQTLVLLGSSGAGKSTLANALCGEAVAATGGTRRGDGRGRHTTTVRTLHPLPGGACIVDTPGLRSLRLDGDAGDVAGAFDDIAALAAQCRFRDCRHEGEPGCAVRGTVAPERLKSFGKLVREAQRDSMSALQRREQVAQWKARSRIGRANIRAKRG, encoded by the coding sequence ATGTCTTTTGTTTCCCCGTACGAGAGGCTGCAGGCCATCGGCCTGACGCCGCAACTGCTTTCTTCCCTGCCGTTTCCGCCACCCGAAGGCGAAGCCGCGCTGATGCGCGTCGCCGAGGTGCACCGCGACGGCCTCGTGCTGCACGACGGCGAGTCCACCTCGCCGGCACGCACCCGCCCGGCGCTGATCCAGGCGCTGGCCTCGGAGGCCGACGCGCTGGCCGTCGGCGACTGGGTGCGCGCCGAGCGCAACACCTTCGGCGAGTGGTGGGTCGACGCACGCGTGCCGCCGCGCACGCAGCTCGCGCGCCGGCTGCACGACGGCCGCGAGAAGGTCGAGCGGGTCGTGCTCGCGAGCAACGTCGACACCGCGCTGCTGGTCATGGGACTGGACCACGACTTCAACCTGCGCCGGCTGGAGCGTTACCTGGCGCTGGTGCGCCTGGCCGGTGTCGGCGCCGTGGTCGTGCTCAGCAAGGCCGACCTCTGCGTCGACCTGGGCCGGCGGCTGCGCGACGCGCAGACGCTGGCGCCGGCCGGCGTCGGGGTGCTGGCGCTGGACTCGCTGCACGACGACGTGCCGTCACAGCTCGCGCCCTGGCTCGCGCCGGGGCAGACGCTGGTGCTGCTGGGCTCCAGCGGCGCCGGCAAGAGCACGCTGGCCAACGCCTTGTGCGGCGAGGCCGTGGCGGCCACCGGCGGCACCCGCCGCGGCGACGGCCGTGGCCGCCACACGACGACGGTGCGCACGCTGCACCCGCTGCCCGGCGGCGCCTGCATCGTCGACACGCCGGGGCTGCGTTCGCTGCGCCTGGACGGCGACGCGGGCGACGTCGCCGGCGCCTTCGACGACATCGCGGCGCTGGCCGCCCAGTGCCGCTTCCGCGACTGCCGCCACGAGGGCGAACCGGGCTGCGCGGTGCGCGGCACGGTCGCGCCCGAACGGCTGAAGAGCTTCGGCAAGCTGGTGCGCGAGGCCCAGCGCGACTCGATGAGCGCGCTGCAGCGCCGCGAGCAGGTTGCGCAGTGGAAGGCGCGCAGCCGCATCGGCCGGGCGAACATCCGTGCCAAGCGCGGCTGA
- a CDS encoding MFS transporter translates to MAPASDSLFAHRGFVFFWFARLAGTAAGQMAMVAVGWQMYDLTGSAWDLGLVGLLQFAPAMLLALPAGQLIDRVHRGRILAASLGATAAVSALLWIASAGGWANRELLLGVSVALGVVRAFQMPAQQALVPSLVPATLLPRALAFSSAAMQAAVIAGPAIGGVVYVAGAAAVYAACTALFGLGTGLAMAVRYEHAPPPAAPVTSETLLAGVRFVWQKKPVLGAMSLDLFAVLLGGATALLPMFAKDILHVGPWGLGLLRSAPAVGALGMSAVLTRWPVRRRTGRVLLGAVAVYGVAQLVFGLSTSFWLSLSVLGISGAADMISVVIRQTLVQLETPDEMRGRVSAVNSIFIGASNQLGEFESGATAALLGPVGSVVFGGLGTLAVAAAWFKLFPALAQRDELVATAPAKAG, encoded by the coding sequence TTGGCCCCCGCTTCCGACTCCCTGTTCGCCCACCGCGGCTTCGTCTTCTTCTGGTTCGCCCGCCTGGCCGGCACCGCCGCCGGCCAGATGGCCATGGTCGCGGTCGGCTGGCAGATGTACGACCTGACCGGTTCGGCCTGGGACCTGGGACTCGTCGGCCTCTTGCAGTTCGCGCCGGCGATGCTGCTGGCGCTGCCCGCCGGCCAGCTGATCGACCGCGTGCACCGCGGCCGCATCCTCGCGGCCAGCCTGGGCGCGACGGCCGCGGTGTCGGCGCTGCTGTGGATCGCCAGTGCCGGCGGCTGGGCCAACCGCGAGCTGCTGCTCGGCGTGTCGGTCGCGCTGGGCGTGGTGCGCGCCTTCCAGATGCCGGCGCAGCAGGCACTGGTGCCCTCGCTGGTGCCGGCCACGCTGCTGCCGCGCGCGCTGGCCTTCTCGTCGGCGGCGATGCAGGCGGCGGTCATCGCCGGGCCGGCGATCGGCGGCGTGGTCTACGTCGCCGGGGCGGCCGCGGTCTACGCCGCCTGCACGGCGCTGTTCGGCCTGGGCACCGGGCTGGCGATGGCGGTGCGCTACGAACACGCGCCGCCGCCGGCCGCGCCGGTGACGAGCGAGACGCTGCTGGCCGGCGTGCGCTTCGTCTGGCAGAAGAAGCCGGTGCTGGGCGCGATGTCGCTGGACCTGTTCGCGGTGCTGCTGGGCGGCGCGACGGCGCTGCTGCCGATGTTCGCCAAGGACATCCTGCACGTCGGGCCCTGGGGCCTGGGGCTGCTGCGCAGCGCGCCGGCGGTCGGCGCGCTGGGCATGTCGGCGGTGCTGACACGCTGGCCGGTGCGCCGGCGCACCGGGCGCGTGCTGCTCGGCGCGGTGGCGGTCTACGGCGTCGCCCAGCTCGTCTTCGGGCTGTCGACCTCGTTCTGGCTGTCGCTCTCGGTTCTGGGCATCAGCGGCGCGGCCGACATGATCAGCGTCGTCATCCGCCAGACCCTGGTGCAGCTGGAGACGCCCGACGAGATGCGCGGCCGCGTCAGCGCGGTCAACTCGATCTTCATCGGCGCGTCCAACCAGCTCGGCGAGTTCGAGTCGGGCGCGACCGCGGCGCTGCTCGGGCCGGTGGGCTCGGTGGTGTTCGGCGGCCTGGGCACGCTGGCCGTCGCGGCGGCCTGGTTCAAGCTGTTCCCGGCGCTGGCGCAGCGCGACGAACTAGTCGCCACGGCGCCGGCCAAGGCCGGCTGA
- the crcB gene encoding fluoride efflux transporter CrcB has product MIGSMLSIALGAALGALLRWWLGLALNGLFPTLPPGTLAANLLGGYLIGVALALFAHHVTLPPEWRLFAITGFLGGLTTFSTFSAEVVTLLQQGRLAWAATTVAVHVVGSVLMTLGGIATYEALRRA; this is encoded by the coding sequence ATGATCGGCTCGATGCTCTCGATCGCGCTCGGCGCCGCGCTCGGCGCGCTGCTGCGCTGGTGGTTGGGGCTGGCGCTCAACGGCCTGTTCCCGACGCTGCCGCCGGGCACGCTGGCGGCCAACCTGCTCGGCGGCTACCTGATCGGCGTCGCGCTGGCGCTGTTCGCGCACCATGTGACGCTGCCGCCGGAATGGCGGCTGTTCGCCATCACCGGCTTCCTCGGCGGCCTGACGACCTTCTCGACCTTCTCGGCCGAGGTCGTCACGCTGCTGCAGCAGGGGCGGCTGGCCTGGGCGGCGACGACGGTGGCGGTGCACGTCGTCGGCTCGGTGCTGATGACGCTGGGCGGCATCGCCACCTACGAGGCGCTGCGCCGCGCCTGA
- a CDS encoding RluA family pseudouridine synthase, with product MPTPDCLYADESCLVLAKPAGLLAVPGRGPDKQDCLVARAQARWPDALTVHRLDMATSGLMVYGRGAAAQRTLSIAFAERRVDKRYVAIVAGLIAADAGEVDAPLVCDWPNRPRQMVCHERGKPSLTRWRVLSRDVAAGRTRVEVEPVTGRSHQLRLHLATIGHPMLGDDLYAPPELAAAAPRLLLHAARLAFPHPVTGERLEFERAPDF from the coding sequence ATGCCGACGCCCGATTGCCTGTACGCCGACGAGTCCTGCCTGGTGCTGGCCAAGCCCGCCGGGCTGCTGGCCGTGCCCGGCCGCGGCCCCGACAAGCAGGACTGCCTGGTCGCACGCGCCCAGGCGCGCTGGCCCGACGCGCTGACCGTGCACCGGCTGGACATGGCGACCTCGGGGCTGATGGTCTACGGCCGCGGCGCGGCGGCGCAGCGCACGCTGTCGATCGCGTTTGCCGAGCGCCGCGTCGACAAACGCTACGTCGCCATCGTCGCCGGGCTGATCGCCGCCGACGCCGGCGAAGTCGACGCGCCGCTGGTCTGCGACTGGCCGAACCGGCCGCGGCAAATGGTCTGCCACGAGCGCGGCAAGCCCTCGCTGACCCGCTGGCGCGTGCTCTCGCGCGACGTGGCCGCCGGCCGCACGCGAGTCGAGGTGGAACCGGTCACCGGGCGCTCGCACCAGCTGCGCCTGCACCTGGCGACGATCGGTCACCCGATGCTCGGCGACGATCTCTACGCGCCGCCCGAACTCGCCGCCGCGGCGCCGCGGCTGCTGCTGCACGCCGCGCGCCTGGCCTTCCCGCATCCCGTCACCGGCGAGCGCCTCGAGTTCGAGCGTGCGCCCGACTTCTGA
- a CDS encoding PGAP1-like alpha/beta domain-containing protein, with the protein MSDVTALAVLPAPARPAFTLADLRGLVQLGIDAGVGIAGIAEQLHGTILAGRAPLGVPHEGGTRGLTGFVYGRVRGGIRLAGRGVDGLLKRLETEPPAASAASREAVLAAVNGLWGDHLAASGNPLAITMSLRFAGRRLGLGREALAAAFPDAGTRAVVLVHGLCMNDLQWQRQGYHHGQLLAQALDCPVLAVHYNSGLHVSHNGAHLADLLERLARDWPRPGLRLSLVGHSMGGLVARSAIAHAERHHQAWRERLQALVCLGTPHQGALLERAGQLVDAALGASPYLAPFARLLGVRSAGINDLRWGHVRDEDWCGHGAGGPARDHRVPTPLPDGVPVYLVAATTVAEPRGLRHAVLGDGLVTVASAWGEHRDPALALAVPASRKRLVTQAGHWDLLSRAEVAEALCGWLA; encoded by the coding sequence ATGTCCGATGTCACCGCGCTCGCGGTCCTGCCCGCGCCGGCCCGGCCGGCCTTCACGCTGGCCGATCTGCGCGGGCTGGTCCAGCTGGGCATCGATGCCGGCGTCGGCATCGCCGGCATCGCCGAGCAGTTGCACGGCACGATCCTGGCCGGGCGCGCGCCGCTGGGCGTGCCGCACGAAGGCGGCACGCGCGGGCTCACCGGCTTCGTCTACGGACGCGTGCGTGGCGGCATCCGCCTCGCCGGACGTGGCGTCGACGGCCTGCTCAAGCGGCTGGAGACCGAGCCGCCCGCGGCCAGTGCCGCCTCGCGCGAGGCCGTGCTGGCGGCCGTGAACGGCCTGTGGGGCGACCACCTGGCCGCGTCGGGCAACCCGCTGGCGATCACGATGAGCCTGCGGTTCGCCGGCCGCCGCCTCGGCCTGGGGCGCGAGGCGCTGGCCGCCGCCTTCCCGGACGCCGGCACGCGCGCCGTCGTGCTGGTGCACGGGCTGTGCATGAACGATCTGCAGTGGCAGCGCCAGGGCTACCACCACGGGCAGCTGCTGGCGCAGGCGCTGGACTGCCCGGTGCTCGCCGTGCACTACAACAGCGGGCTGCACGTCTCGCACAACGGCGCCCACCTGGCCGACCTGCTGGAGCGCCTGGCGCGCGACTGGCCGCGGCCGGGGCTGCGGCTGTCCCTCGTCGGACACAGCATGGGCGGGCTGGTCGCGCGCAGCGCCATCGCCCACGCCGAGCGCCACCACCAGGCCTGGCGCGAGCGGCTGCAGGCGCTGGTCTGCCTGGGCACCCCGCACCAAGGTGCGCTGCTCGAGCGCGCCGGGCAGCTGGTCGACGCGGCGCTCGGCGCCAGCCCCTACCTGGCGCCGTTCGCGCGCCTGTTGGGCGTGCGCAGCGCCGGCATCAACGACCTGCGCTGGGGCCATGTGCGCGACGAGGACTGGTGCGGCCACGGCGCCGGCGGCCCGGCGCGCGACCACCGCGTGCCGACGCCGCTGCCTGACGGGGTGCCGGTCTACCTCGTCGCCGCGACCACCGTCGCCGAGCCTCGCGGCCTGCGCCATGCGGTGCTGGGCGACGGGCTGGTGACGGTGGCCAGCGCCTGGGGCGAGCACCGCGACCCGGCGCTGGCGCTGGCGGTGCCGGCGAGCCGCAAGCGCCTGGTCACCCAGGCCGGCCACTGGGACCTGCTGAGCCGCGCCGAGGTCGCCGAAGCCTTGTGCGGCTGGCTGGCCTGA
- a CDS encoding SDR family NAD(P)-dependent oxidoreductase, translating to MLEAMKTSLTLVTGGSRGLGLALVRQLLDRGDRVLTLARRAPPLEHPALIAWTVDLADPAPAASRLAAWLGAQDPGMLASVTLVNNAGVISELAPLGEVGAADLSHALRVGLEAPMLLASAFLRATASWQVPRKLLFVSSGLGRRAMAGSASYCAAKAGMDHLARAIALEEAARPNGARVVSLAPGVIDTDMQVQLRSADPTRFTDRSRFVGLHEGGMLDSPETAAAKLLRYLDRADFGHQPVADVRDA from the coding sequence ATGCTCGAAGCGATGAAGACCTCCCTCACCCTCGTCACCGGCGGCTCGCGCGGGCTGGGCCTCGCGCTGGTGCGCCAGCTGCTGGACCGCGGCGACCGCGTGCTGACGCTGGCGCGGCGTGCACCGCCGCTCGAACACCCGGCGCTGATCGCCTGGACCGTCGACCTCGCCGACCCGGCGCCGGCGGCCAGCCGCCTGGCGGCCTGGCTGGGCGCGCAGGACCCGGGCATGCTGGCCTCGGTCACGCTGGTCAACAACGCCGGCGTGATCTCCGAACTCGCGCCGCTGGGCGAGGTCGGTGCGGCCGACCTCTCGCACGCGCTGCGCGTCGGGCTGGAGGCGCCGATGCTGCTGGCCTCGGCCTTCCTGCGCGCCACCGCGTCGTGGCAGGTGCCGCGCAAGCTGCTGTTCGTGTCTTCCGGCCTGGGCCGGCGCGCGATGGCCGGCAGCGCCTCGTACTGCGCCGCCAAGGCCGGCATGGACCACCTGGCGCGGGCGATCGCGCTCGAAGAGGCGGCGCGGCCCAACGGCGCGCGCGTCGTCTCGCTGGCGCCGGGCGTCATCGACACCGACATGCAGGTGCAGCTGCGCAGTGCCGACCCGACACGTTTCACCGACCGCAGCCGCTTCGTCGGCCTGCACGAAGGCGGCATGCTCGACAGCCCGGAGACCGCGGCCGCCAAGCTGCTGCGCTACCTGGACCGCGCCGACTTCGGCCACCAGCCGGTGGCCGACGTGAGGGACGCATGA
- a CDS encoding flavin reductase family protein: MKQDVDLQHAYRLLNHGPTVLVSAAHGGRRNVMAAAWAMPLDFDPPKVAVVLDKSTFTRTLLEAAGEFALNIPCVALADATVTVGNTSGHDGVDKFERYGLGVFAGRTTGAPLVEGCVGWLECRLLREPHVEQTYDLFLAEVVAAQADARVFQGGRWSFAPGHEALRTIHHVAGGAFFSVGPMLQAKPLPKPLS; encoded by the coding sequence ATGAAACAGGACGTCGACCTCCAACACGCCTACCGCTTGCTGAACCACGGCCCGACGGTGCTGGTCAGCGCTGCCCACGGCGGCCGCCGCAACGTGATGGCCGCGGCCTGGGCGATGCCGCTGGACTTCGACCCGCCCAAGGTCGCCGTCGTGCTCGACAAGAGCACGTTCACGCGCACGCTGCTGGAGGCCGCCGGCGAGTTCGCGCTCAACATCCCCTGCGTCGCGCTGGCCGACGCCACGGTGACGGTGGGCAACACCAGCGGCCACGACGGCGTCGACAAGTTCGAGCGTTACGGCCTGGGCGTCTTCGCCGGCCGCACGACCGGCGCGCCGCTGGTCGAAGGCTGCGTCGGCTGGCTCGAATGCCGGCTGCTGCGCGAGCCGCACGTCGAGCAGACCTACGACCTGTTCCTCGCCGAGGTCGTCGCGGCGCAGGCCGACGCGCGGGTGTTCCAGGGCGGGCGCTGGAGCTTCGCGCCCGGGCACGAAGCCCTGCGCACGATCCACCACGTCGCCGGTGGCGCGTTCTTCAGCGTGGGGCCGATGCTGCAGGCGAAGCCGCTGCCGAAACCGCTGTCTTGA
- a CDS encoding 3'-5' exonuclease has product MTPAPAPPPPELPCVLDVEASGFGRASYPIEVGYVLPDGRAHCTLIRPAAGWTHWDEQAAGVHGIDRQTLERCGRPAAEVAAMLNVDLAGRTVYCDGWAHDYAWLGALYEEAGLHPSFRLETVARLLDEDALARLGDARRGVIGELGLSRHRASSDARALQIALGRLGAARQD; this is encoded by the coding sequence ATGACGCCCGCACCTGCCCCACCGCCGCCCGAGCTGCCCTGCGTGCTCGACGTCGAGGCCTCGGGCTTCGGCCGGGCGAGTTATCCGATCGAGGTCGGCTACGTGCTGCCCGACGGCCGCGCCCACTGCACGCTGATCCGCCCGGCCGCCGGCTGGACCCACTGGGACGAGCAGGCCGCCGGCGTGCACGGCATCGACCGCCAGACGCTGGAGCGCTGCGGCCGCCCGGCGGCGGAGGTCGCGGCGATGCTCAACGTCGACCTCGCCGGCCGCACCGTCTACTGCGACGGCTGGGCGCACGACTACGCCTGGCTCGGCGCGCTGTACGAGGAGGCCGGCCTGCACCCGTCGTTCCGGCTGGAGACGGTGGCACGGCTGCTCGACGAAGACGCGCTGGCGCGGCTGGGCGACGCGCGCCGCGGCGTCATCGGCGAGCTGGGCCTGTCGCGCCACCGCGCGAGCAGCGACGCCCGCGCGCTGCAGATCGCGCTCGGCCGACTGGGCGCCGCGCGCCAGGACTGA